Part of the Quercus robur chromosome 5, dhQueRobu3.1, whole genome shotgun sequence genome, TGAACCAGAAAAGCCAAGCCGATCAAGATCAAAACCCACCAACCCACACCCACAATCAaccaaaaaactagaaaaaatgGATCAAAACCCACCTCATCGCGATGGTCGTCGGCCTCAACCAAAGTGCCTCGCAGCACCGCCACCATAAAAGCCAAGCCAATCAAGATCAAAACCCACCAACCCAAACCCTCAATCAaccaaaaaactagaaaaaatgGATCAAAACCCACCTCCTCGCGACGGCCGTCGGCCTCAACCAAAGTGCCTCGCAGCACCGTCACCTCCTCACAACGGCCGTCGGCTTCAAGCTCAACCAAAAATGGATCAAAACCCACGAGATTCTAGGCGACAGACCCGTCAGAGAACTCCGTTCGTGTTGTAGGCGACAGACTCGTCCAACGACTCGGCTTGCTCGACCTCATTCTCATCAGCAGCGATGGCAATCGGTGGAAGCTAGAGGAAGAAAAATGGATGAGATGGGAGAAAGTGAGAGTTGTTGTGCGCTTGAGAGAGGGAAGTGAGAGTCAggtagaggagagagaaaaaattattaaaaaattaaatacacatGCTACAGTGCCCGTGTAGATTTACACGGGTACTGTAGCtcgttgaaaattttagatgatTTTACAAGTTTTTAGATTGACTGATGTAGAGggttttttggttcaaaatgtgtaaaagttgtcaaaatgtgtattttacacatttataaaagagctggtgtggatgctctaaaataaatatgacgcaaagagataaaaaaattctttttctaatttttttttttaaaagatataataaattACACACCCTCCAATtgcaattttaagaaaattcaatCCGCGTACGGTATATATTGTGGCAAGATAATGTTGTCAGtttgacacaaaaaatttgttgtgttttgtcaaCTTGGTCTTCCCACTGTGAGAGTTCCTTCGCAACAATTGAAGAAGCAATGGCAACCTTTAGTTTCCACTCACCATTTTTGCTCAttccaaattttcttcttcttatcctTATCTATATCTCTCCCTTAAATGAAAACCACCATTTCTCTTCTGCTACTCCAACTCCATCACCTTCTCGTCTAttacaaacaaacccaaaatccccTCAACTTTCACTGCTGGCACCTTCTCCAACTATGGCAAAGTCTTCATTGGAAGCACCTCCCTCTACTTTCAACACTGCCAATCATATCAAGGTACATATGTAACCAATATTTCGTTCAGGgtttaaatttcattttcactacactgtaactattgaattataaaataattaaaaaaaaagtgctctATAGTCTAAATACTTCATATTTCTTTGGAGTtatgtgttatttttctttaattttccttttcttttttttcttactttgatTTTATTGGACTATGTAcgtattaaatattaatttttgtttttgggggctATGCATATACATTGAGTGAGCAGGAGAAGAGTAGAACAGAGAGGATTGAAGAAGATTTGGCTAAAGCACGTGCAGCTATTCAGAAAGCAATTAACAATCAGAATTATACATCTGAtgataaaattgaattttacgTTCCAAGAGGTTGCGTTTACAGAAATGCCAAAGCCTTTCATCAGTTAAGTTCCTTCTTCTTTAAGGAAACATTTTTGCAATTACTATATAGTCTTTTTaaggaaacatttttttttgggtacccTTTTAATTTGCAACCTCATTTTCCTCTTCATATTCcatcatatttaattatttatttctttgcatTAATTGCCTGGGATGGTAACATAGGAAATGAGAATAATCTTTGGGATCGAATCtgtttttcacttttgaaaTGATTTGCTAAGTacctaattaattttaattagtattaaaaaGATAGCGATGGagatatgttttatttattcaaataaattaatttaaattaggattagtatgatttttttttaaattagaatgAGTCATATAAAGTTAGTACTTAcctttatatgattttttaaatttacctttatataaattcaaatgttgacaaataaataagaatagttATATATTTATGAGTAAACTGTTAGCTAGTCTAGGACTAGCCTCCCTCAAAATAGTCCATTTATCATAAGCGGCAATTACTTCTTAGTTGATTTATGTCTTGGAATTCTTGCTGGCACAATGAATAATGGCATTTACTTAATTTTTCTGGGCGATGACTGTTACATAActtgccaaaaataaaagatagcaATTAATGTATACGATAGGATTGCAATATATTTTGGCCACATCTTTATTTTAATGCTGTATCTATGCAAAGTTAACCTTGTTTGGCACCTTGAGACCCCACAATGATTTCCAAAATTTCCTACAATTCTGCCCATTCGAACCTTCAGGACTGGGATTGGATATGGATTATAGAGCCACCTTATAGGCACTGCTCACTATGAAGTGACGGTGTGTATGCCTAGATTAACCGATCAATGGGATGTCTAGAACTCAAGGGAATAgacatttttactttttaagctGTTAACAATCAAGTTTATAGCAAAAACTCAAGTTTGATATTAAAAAGGAGGATAACAagagaaaaaattgtaagaaccaaCTGGTAAGGTGCTAAAGTAGATACATTACACATAAACATAGGGTTTTTCTTTCGAAGTCCTATTCtgtatcgtttttttttttttttttttcaaattctagTTGGCAAAGCACTATCTATGAAGCACGAGTGCATTTTCGGATTCGGGTGCGAGTGCAGGTGCGaaactcggcaatttttgaaaaagtaaagtGCGGGTGTAGAGGGGTGcggtaattaaaaaattattaaaaatatttttatttttattttctatatattgctaagcatactttttcacattatataaacatataccaaatttaagagtaatagtagataataactaaaacatgatgttcatgATGGAGAGATTGAGACCTTGAGTAAGTGCTCGTGGGTTCTTAGActttgtttgggagttcataagggaatggaatggaatgaaatgtatttaagtaagagaaaagaatggaatgaaattaagttACCTTGATTAGATgtaaggaatgaaaatgaatgaaatgtaagtaattttgtttggaagtaacatggagagaatggaatgaaatcattttatgataatattactattagacccccattttaaaataaattgttgaatATATAGAggtattttgagagttttagtaaaaaaatcattaaatctaatttcatttcctctcattcctcccaatttcggggggaatgaaaatttgaagttttagGCTCtgcttgggaggagggaatggaatggaatgaaaataatatttttagaatatttttcccttcctcttgtttgggagttttaacgAAGGGAATGAAAAGTTCATTTCCTTGTTTGCGAATTTAggtgggagggaatggaatggttaAAAGGGAATACTCATTCCCTCCTAAGCCCTCAAgatctcaaatttttgttccccccgaaattgggaggaatagGAAGGAATGGATttagatttaatgaaaattttattaaaattccCAAACCCTTATATATtcaactatttattttaaaataagggtctaatagtaatattattataaaatgattccattccattccctccatattgctcccaaataagattacttacattccattcatattcattcctttccattcccttattttaaaacatccaatcaaagttacttaattccatttcattctattcttttccattcctttctctTAGGCCtcatttgggaggagggaatggaatagaatggaaatgaatgaaaagaataattttagaatattcttcccgtctcttgtttgggagtttatttggagggaatggaaagctcatttccttgtttgggagtttaagtgaaAGGGAATggaataaataggagagaacattcattcatttctattctcttaaaatctcaaattttcattcctcccAAAATTGGGAAGAATGAGAAGGAATGGAATTAGacataatgattttttattattaaaactcccaaaatacccctatatattccaccctctattttaaaataattgtctaatagtaatattgtcataaaatgatttcattccatttcCTCCATGTTGCTCctaaacaagattacttacattccatttattttcattcatttccattcctttattttaaaacatccaatcaagattacttaattccattccattccattcttttccattcctttcccttacttaaatacatttcattccattcatttcatttccttttcattctcttataatcatttcattccattcccttatgaactcccaaacaaagccttacttaaatccattccattccattcctttaatgatcattccattccattcctttataaaCTCCTAAGTGGAGCCTTAAggaaatagagaagaatgagtgttccctcctaccaatttcattccctcccacttaaactcccaaataatggaagaatattctaaaattattcttttcatttcttttcattcaatttcattcccttctcccaaacgaggccttagagagtgagagaggggaGACGGAGAATGAGTGAGCGAGAGAGTAGAGAGGCAGGGAGGCAGAGACCAAAGAGCAATTGGTGAGAAGAGAATGATAGATTTTAAGGTAAAGATGCTTCAAGTTCAATTGGTGCGTTTTgcactctttaaaaaaaaaaaaaaaattacttgaatTTCGGCTTGATTCAAAGTTGGTTTCGGCTTGAATTGGCCGGTATGACTTGAATCAAATGATTTCGGCCTAAATCGACTTGTTTTGGCCAATACGATTCGATTCGACCTGAATTGGTGTTAATCGACCTAATTCGGCGTGAATTAGCCCGAGTTCGCGAATCGGCAAGtatccaaaaaccaaaaaaaaaaaaaaaaaaaaaaaaaaaaatttgttgatgcGGCATTGACACGTGGGCGGCGGTGTCACCCACCGCACCTTGTGTCGAACGGAGGTGCAACACCCCTATGACTGCATCGGTGCTTTCTAGAGCACTgtgcccaaaaaaaattattattaggtGGGACCCATTATGTAATAAAAGTGTTGTGTGAATGTAAAATTGTCTTCTTGTTGACAAGCTAAtacatttaagatataacaagtaatatatagattgtCATTTGTGTCAAGTGGGGCAAATAAACTTTTACTACATTTTAGTACTACTAGTACTACTGCATGAAGATTTTTTAGAAGCTCAAGGGGGGCAATTGGCCCCCTCGCCTCCCTTCCCTTCGCCCCTGATTGTAGATGTGCCCTATAAGAACACTTAGCTTTAACCAAAATATGACAATTTGTCAACTTTTATTTCCTTTAATATTTCACATGAAAAGTTATATAGATAATAGATTGGTAATTTATATGCATTGATCATATGAAAGGAGGCATTCAAAGTAGGTTGGTTGTATTTATGagttattataataaatatttttgtgcatGCAACTATAATTTTATGATGTGTgagttatataaaaataaaacaatagttGATGCAGGAGAACCACACTTTATCATTGATAATATTAAACAAcggcaaataaaataataaacccTAAgagtcaacacctcgtgtctaCACCAATAGTTAAGGAGGATTAAATTGAACAAAAGTTATAGGATTGGattgaattttaagaaaaaataaatggtttaatttgtaatttagacCACAAATGATGTTAGCAAatgtattttcataataataataagatggtgaatatatgtatatatcagGAGTCAGATTGAAATGATAAAGAGATTCAAGGTGTGGGTGTACAGGGAAGGAGAGATACCAATGGCACACAGTGGACCGATGAGTTACTTATACTCCATTGGAGGACAGTTCATGGATGAGATGGAGAGAGGGGAGAGCCCCTTCATGGCTCCTCATCCTGATGAGGCACATGCATTCTTTGTTCCACTCAGTGTCAGCAAAATTGTGGACAGCTTTTATAGGCTTCAGCCCCACGCCTTTCGTCGACGCTTGGCCATAATTTTTAGAGATTATATCAACGTCGTAGCTGATAAGTACCCCTATTGGAATAGAAGCAGCGGAGGGGACCATTTTATGGTCTCTTGCCACGATTGGGTACGTGAGAAGGGTTAGTttacttttaaaactttttttattggaatctccttttgttttaatgagaaataattacatcatccattaactaaataaaaagtggAAACTAAAACTCATTACTATTTaccattatatatttaaaataaaaggccaTCTCcagtaaaaaaaagtataaaaaataagccaatttcttttttctttttcttttttttattcattatcatGCTTTctactatatatttttctattttatcctATTATTCATGCTTGCTGACTTCTGCAACTAAATCCTAGCTAGGTAGgtgtttattctttttatctCTTAGCAACTTTTACCTCCTACAATTATCAAGAAACTTACACCTATAGAGCTCAAACAGAGAGGCCTTTCCTTAAAAATCATGTTATCCTTTAACAATTCTAACCTTATTTATCTGAATAATGTTGGATAAATACTCATCGTTATCCACATCTGTTAAGACTTAGTGActcattttttaataactttggATAACCACTCGTGCTTACCAACAACATCTGTTAGTTTCTGACAGAAATATATTGGAATGGTCATCTCTTGGATTCTGTACAGCTCTATATATGAAACATATCAGTCCAAAGCTGCATagattatagtttttttttttcttttcttaatttaGCCAGATGTGATAGACAGAAGCCCACCAAGCTAATTTACGTAGTGAAGCTCTCAAACTTCTGCCTTTGAGATTCATGATGCTCCAGCTTACAAAATCTCACTCATTCAAATTGTAAATTTCAGACCAAACATAATTTCGTGATCTTGTTCCAGATTCCCTTGTGAAGAAGCACTCAAAAAATATGTGATCTTTGGATTTTATGTACCTTATACAAAACACTCGAGCCAATAAAGGAACTTATAGAGATAGCAGCTTTGAACCAGATTAGATTCCACCTAGGTACTTCTCCTTTTGTTCTCAGATCTTCCCAGGTTACTGCACAATTGAACACCCATGAACTAGAAGCTGACCAGAGACTTTTATCAACATCCTCACAACTTGCTTTGAGTTAACACCAGGTCCTCTGATTTGGTTGGTTTCTAAAACCAAGTCCTATTTTATGGACACTTTCAACCTTGGAATTAAAATAAAGTGAACTCTCCAGTTGCCACCTATCATATCAAAGGAACATCGTTTCCCATCTCCAATTTTAAAACTCAAACATCATCTTACTGATACTGTTTTCTTCAACTTTAGGATTTTTCTCCAACTTCAGGTGCTGTCTTGAGGGGTCTTTACTGTCCAAAAGTTACCAACATTTGTATTCAGTTTTTTAGCattgacaaaaaagaaaaaaaaaaaaaaaaaaaagagaggtagTGTTACATCAAGTGGTGTGTGTGGGTTAGAGCTGGATTGgctaattttaaatttggtttggaatttaattttttggacaAATAAACTATGCAGCATTTTTGTTATCCAGTGATATAGCAGTACACAATCGCtagaaaaacaaatagaaatatttttattggttgGTACATTAAGTACTGTATGTTCTGCAACTGGCTTAGACTTACCTAGCTCATTTAAATGTTGCTAAATAGAAATAGTCAATTCTATTCACTAACCTATCTCTACTTGATTTTTCAGGCACCATGGCTTGTAACAGAAGATCCCAAGTTCTACCAGAATTTCATAAGAGTGCTATGTAATGCCAACACGTCCGAAGGTTTCAAACCCATAAGAGATGTTTCATTACCAGAATTTAACTTGAAAGGTTACCCTATATTCAACCTCGGCCCACCCCGTCATGGCCTAGCCCCTAGTAAGCGCACCATCCTCGCATTCTTTGCCGGAGGAGCCCATGGAGACATAAGGAGTATATTATTCCAGCATTGGAAGGACAAAGATGGTGAAGTTCAAGTCTATGAGAACCTCCCTAAGGAGAAAAATTACCATCAATTAATGGGACAAACCAAGTTTTGTTTGTGTCCAAGTGGATCAGAAGTGGCAAGTCCTAGAGTGGTGGAGGCAATGTATCAAGCATGTGTCCCGGTGATTATTTCTGATTACTATACATTACCCTTTAGTGATGTTCTTGATTG contains:
- the LOC126726989 gene encoding probable glycosyltransferase At5g20260 isoform X1, with the translated sequence MATFSFHSPFLLIPNFLLLILIYISPLNENHHFSSATPTPSPSRLLQTNPKSPQLSLLAPSPTMAKSSLEAPPSTFNTANHIKEKSRTERIEEDLAKARAAIQKAINNQNYTSDDKIEFYVPRGCVYRNAKAFHQSQIEMIKRFKVWVYREGEIPMAHSGPMSYLYSIGGQFMDEMERGESPFMAPHPDEAHAFFVPLSVSKIVDSFYRLQPHAFRRRLAIIFRDYINVVADKYPYWNRSSGGDHFMVSCHDWAPWLVTEDPKFYQNFIRVLCNANTSEGFKPIRDVSLPEFNLKGYPIFNLGPPRHGLAPSKRTILAFFAGGAHGDIRSILFQHWKDKDGEVQVYENLPKEKNYHQLMGQTKFCLCPSGSEVASPRVVEAMYQACVPVIISDYYTLPFSDVLDWSKFAVFIPPKRIPEIKTILKGISQERYLTLQKRVAQVARHFELNRPAKPFDVLHMVLHSVWLRRLNIRLTQNDY
- the LOC126726989 gene encoding probable glycosyltransferase At5g20260 isoform X2, coding for MATFSFHSPFLLIPNFLLLILIYISPLNENHHFSSATPTPSPSRLLQTNPKSPQLSLLAPSPTMAKSSLEAPPSTFNTANHIKEKSRTERIEEDLAKARAAIQKAINNQNYTSDDKIEFYVPRGCVYRNAKAFHQEGEIPMAHSGPMSYLYSIGGQFMDEMERGESPFMAPHPDEAHAFFVPLSVSKIVDSFYRLQPHAFRRRLAIIFRDYINVVADKYPYWNRSSGGDHFMVSCHDWAPWLVTEDPKFYQNFIRVLCNANTSEGFKPIRDVSLPEFNLKGYPIFNLGPPRHGLAPSKRTILAFFAGGAHGDIRSILFQHWKDKDGEVQVYENLPKEKNYHQLMGQTKFCLCPSGSEVASPRVVEAMYQACVPVIISDYYTLPFSDVLDWSKFAVFIPPKRIPEIKTILKGISQERYLTLQKRVAQVARHFELNRPAKPFDVLHMVLHSVWLRRLNIRLTQNDY